CGTGGCCGGCCCATCACTGATTTGCTCAGAGGTCGGTTGTTGGTGACTTTATGATGGCATCTCGAAGGACTGGGAGCCCGGCCTCACTATGGAGGAGTTCAGGAGCCATGGGCTGATTGCCAAGGAGCCGGTTCACGAAGTGTCTGGGGATTTCTGCTCGTCGCTCTGTTATCTCATCGTCCGAATAAAGGACCCACATATCGGAGTCTCGCCTCGATGAGGGGCATGCGGGATGCTGTGCTCTAAGTTAGCACAAATTCTCTTGACTAGAGACTTGCCCTCTCCTATTGTGGACAACTGTTTTACACTGTGGTCGAGTTTGTTTGTTCATTTGTTTTGATGAATTTGCCAGACCCATTTTCCGAAAGACCTGAGCCCGACAGGAGTCGCCCTGGGCCACTGACCTCAATGACCCCCGTGGCTAAGAATTCATTCGTGACACTGGAAGAGGCGAATGTGATTACGATATTTGTCCCCAACCATCATGGGTGGAAAATGAACAAAAGCAGTGGTGGGGAGCGATGGCCCCAGCCGTTGTAGCCAGTGTGAAAATGGAGGTGAAATCCGAGATTTGCCTATGAAACGTGAAGGCGGCGGGTCCAGTAGGAGTGGAGTCAATTCACAGACTCACCAGCCACCTGTCACTTCAGCCGCCTGGTAGAGACTGTGTTTCACAGAGATACGGAGTGGGTGCGGATGCAGCCCCTGCTCGCGGGCTTCAAAGGGGTTTCTCCTCAAATTCCGGCTGCCTTTCAGCCCCCACGCTCCTGGCACCCAGTCACGGAGGAGGGAGGGTCAGTCAAGGTGTGTCCTCATCAGTCTGGGTACCGGGCCCGGCCAAGATGGATCCAGGCAGCGGGCAGTTGGGGGTTCAGCTCAGGCTGACCACCTGCCCCTCTCCAGAGGACACCCGTGTGTCCATGTATCCCTGGAGAAGGTGCTTTCAGTGCCCACAGGCAGTTTGGAGGGTTTTAGGGACAATTGGTTTGACAGTATCGACAGAGATAATCTTGTTTCAATTTCTAACGCGCTTTGTGTGAATAGCTTAAATTGTAAACTGACGTTGTCCTTGTAACGTTGGACAATGAATCAGAGAGAGGCGGTGTTGATTCAGATTCACCTCTTTATTGTTTCTTTCACAGCACCAGTCCACTCATCGAAGCCCACCCACCCATTCCCCAGGATGGGCTGTGTCAATCTCTGTCCCAGCACTGAGAGTGGGTGGGGCTGactgcaggggtgggggggtgcgggGGAGCGGTGGGTGGAGACTGAGAAACTGGGATTGCTCCCTCTGGGCAGCTTCAGACAAGGTTCATTCAAGGCGTAGGAGATCAATGAGAGTtcagatggggaaggggggtgaggaagGGGGATCTGTTCCTGGGGCAGGAGGGTGGGGGCCCAGAGGacatgggggtgagggagggcagACGAACACAATGGGGACAAGGAGGGGGAGAAGGTTTCTCCCCGACGAGGTGTTGTGATCGGGGATCTGTTGTCTCAAGGGGCGGTGGGAGCGGATTCAACAGGAATGTCCGGAGGGAAAATGTGCCGGGCTGTGGGGAGGAGGCTGGTTGGAGAGCTGGACCACCGGTTGGATGAGCTGATTGGCCTGGTCCTATCGAGTGGCTACATGACTGTGGGATTGGGCTTGATGGTGCATTGGTGTCGGTGCTTTGATTTGATTTGGAGGCAGCGGTAGCAGAAGAGGCTGTGACAGCTGGGGCAGCTCACATTCTTGATGCCACCACTGTGGGCCAACAGCTGCTGGCACACTGGGCAGGAGCGCACACTCGGGCACCCATGGACTGCGCTGCCCGGCTGTGCAATGGGTGCACACGACCGCAGGAGCACCAAATGATCACAGTTGACATGGGGGCAGACGAACCCAGAGGAGGTGGAGTCTCTCCATTCTCGACTGCAGGCCCAACAGAACCAGTAATCATTCCCACTCCACTCTGGGCATTGAGGGCATTCCACGCACAAGACTTCCCGGGAGCTTCTCTGTACCAGCCGAGCACACAGCGGACACTGGGAGGGGGTTCAAAGACAAGATCAGTGAGTGGATACCAAAATGAAGATCCCTCCatacccatcacacactcccagggtcagacacagagtgaagctccctccgtaccgtcccatcacacattccaggggttagatacagagtgaagctccctctgcattgactcaccacacactcccaaacagagtgaagctccctccgcaccatcccatgacacactcccaggtcagatacagagtgaagctccctctgcaccgtcccatcacacactcccggggtcagacactgagtgaagctccctccgcaccatcccatcacacactccaggggtcagataCATAGTGAAGCTatc
Above is a genomic segment from Narcine bancroftii isolate sNarBan1 chromosome 2, sNarBan1.hap1, whole genome shotgun sequence containing:
- the LOC138752589 gene encoding uncharacterized protein; this translates as MASAGRRTFVFYSEKASASNDCHLVQLPCSHYADASRLKEWIHISLQKGFTSFPCTKCNETRIPWQTLRQVLNLSSAEQQLLEEMLVTNCRKDADALKKCPLCARLVQRSSREVLCVECPQCPEWSGNDYWFCWACSREWRDSTSSGFVCPHVNCDHLVLLRSCAPIAQPGSAVHGCPSVRSCPVCQQLLAHSGGIKNVSCPSCHSLFCYRCLQIKSKHRHQCTIKPNPTVM